The following are encoded in a window of Telmatobacter sp. DSM 110680 genomic DNA:
- a CDS encoding alpha-E domain-containing protein: protein MLSRVADSLYWMSRYLERAENTVRQLDVAMSLMLDTGGASAETHWERLIASLGNPEGLEWTGDPGANAEKLVFDKHHPASITGCIDSARENARQIREEISTEQWQRLNRLYHLMHSPHTENQFRSNINDVLSSLIDAIHLFKGVSDTTMIHGQGWHFIRLGRYLERAYAIATLLQVYQPQLAQPAEREHSGYQYLEQVGLLRCCTAFEAYCQVYTADLTPDRILEFLLLNRDFPHAIRYSVDGVRQAIQSIQHTGGRRPPDELTAGIGRLHAMLSFTTIGEILSGDTAGFLHNIRQQCMGIHDLMYRYYIQYSIQSALAI from the coding sequence ATGCTATCGCGAGTTGCCGACAGCCTCTACTGGATGAGCCGCTACCTCGAACGGGCCGAGAACACAGTGCGTCAACTCGACGTGGCCATGAGTCTCATGCTCGATACCGGTGGCGCCAGCGCGGAGACGCATTGGGAACGCCTCATCGCCTCCCTCGGAAACCCTGAGGGTCTGGAATGGACTGGCGATCCAGGCGCCAATGCGGAAAAGCTGGTGTTTGACAAACATCATCCCGCGTCCATCACCGGATGTATCGACTCTGCTCGTGAAAACGCCCGCCAGATCCGTGAAGAAATCTCTACCGAGCAGTGGCAACGCCTTAACCGGCTCTATCACCTGATGCATTCTCCGCACACTGAGAACCAGTTTCGCTCCAACATCAACGACGTACTCTCATCTCTGATCGACGCCATCCATCTCTTCAAAGGTGTCAGCGATACCACCATGATCCATGGCCAGGGATGGCACTTCATTCGGCTCGGCCGTTATCTCGAACGCGCCTATGCGATCGCCACTCTGCTGCAGGTCTATCAACCCCAACTCGCGCAGCCCGCTGAGCGTGAACACTCCGGCTATCAGTATCTTGAGCAGGTCGGTCTTCTACGTTGCTGCACGGCCTTTGAAGCTTACTGCCAGGTCTATACAGCCGACCTCACCCCCGATCGCATTCTTGAGTTTCTTCTGCTGAATCGCGATTTTCCCCATGCGATTCGCTACTCTGTCGATGGAGTACGACAGGCGATTCAATCCATTCAGCACACCGGGGGACGTCGACCGCCCGACGAACTTACAGCGGGTATCGGGAGGCTCCACGCCATGCTCAGCTTTACAACGATTGGCGAAATTCTCTCCGGCGACACGGCTGGATTTCTCCACAACATCCGTCAGCAGTGCATGGGCATTCACGATCTCATGTACCGCTACTACATCCAGTACTCCATCCAGTCCGCGCTGGCTATCTGA
- a CDS encoding transglutaminase family protein yields the protein MNCFSIRHLTRFRYSRSVSESIMETRMHPRSDSNQHCLTFSLSVSPRCRVFTYRDHFGNNVHHFDIPSEHNQLVIVAESVVEQQTIPEVPAFLSPDAWQALDAMIEAGDYWEMLLPSEFAVESPALLNLAARLQVTRRDDPLMLVRELTQRLYDYFEYVPRSTRVDSPIDEAILSARGVCQDFAHTMIALLRHVRIPARYVSGYLYRSREDHDRSTPDATHAWVDVLLPHLGWVGFDPTNNLVAHHRHLRTAVGRDYADVPPTHGIFRGKTSSELYVAVHVEASDLPPALDRKLPIPEDWSVLVEKAQQPPERPQALIDLQQMQQQQQ from the coding sequence ATGAATTGCTTTTCCATCCGACACCTTACTCGCTTCCGTTACTCGCGGTCGGTAAGCGAGAGCATCATGGAAACGCGGATGCATCCGCGTTCCGATTCCAATCAGCACTGCCTCACCTTCTCGCTTTCCGTCAGCCCGCGCTGTCGTGTGTTCACTTATCGCGACCACTTCGGCAACAACGTCCATCACTTCGACATCCCCAGCGAACACAATCAACTCGTCATCGTCGCTGAATCCGTAGTCGAGCAGCAGACAATACCCGAAGTTCCCGCGTTTCTTTCTCCGGATGCCTGGCAGGCCCTCGACGCCATGATTGAGGCAGGAGATTACTGGGAGATGCTTCTGCCCAGTGAATTCGCCGTGGAGAGCCCTGCCCTGCTCAACCTTGCGGCGCGCCTTCAGGTTACTCGCCGTGACGATCCGCTGATGCTCGTTCGGGAACTCACGCAGCGGCTCTACGACTATTTCGAATACGTCCCGCGCAGTACTCGCGTTGACTCGCCCATCGACGAAGCCATCCTGAGTGCGCGCGGCGTTTGCCAGGATTTCGCCCACACCATGATCGCGTTGCTCCGGCATGTTCGCATCCCCGCACGCTATGTCTCCGGCTACCTCTATCGAAGCCGCGAGGATCATGACCGTTCAACCCCAGACGCAACTCATGCATGGGTCGATGTGTTGCTACCGCATTTGGGATGGGTAGGTTTTGATCCCACGAACAACCTCGTCGCTCACCATCGTCACCTCCGTACTGCCGTTGGGCGAGATTATGCAGATGTTCCACCCACGCACGGGATATTTCGCGGCAAAACGTCGAGTGAGCTGTACGTTGCCGTTCACGTGGAAGCGAGCGACCTACCCCCGGCTCTTGATCGCAAGCTGCCCATCCCTGAAGACTGGTCAGTCCTAGTCGAAAAGGCCCAGCAGCCCCCTGAACGGCCCCAGGCGCTCATCGATTTACAGCAGATGCAGCAGCAACAGCAATAA
- a CDS encoding DUF3857 domain-containing protein, translating to MPLLVLRRFVPCLLVVAIPGVAGLDSRAQQNVQPWNAPHFSVPARDLYQAASEVATPDGANVTLFDDDEKFSFDEAGRLTHVGHYIYKVLTAKGAEGWDSLSVGWDPWHEVRPVIRARVIEPDYSEHTLDPIAITEEPARGGDYKTYSDGKRLHAPLPAIAPGVVVEEEYFERETEPFFAPGRVGRSFFGHEEVPVSHSRAVFEAPASLPLRIETRLLPGVTPNRVEANGQVTTTYEIGSLEGIEGRDANLPPDAYIFPEIDYSTGKSWQSLATEYSKIVDSKAVSDSVQSIVDGLIAGKSTTGEKEAAILDYVDREVRYTGIEFGEAAIVPHNPAETLALKYGDCKDKATLLVAMLRAAGINAYVALLNAGSRLDVPSELPGMGLFDHAIVYVPGTPAHHPGNVDLSPGTTGLWIDATDQYARLGQLPINDQGRHALIARPESTSLTVTPESTSRENVLLEMREIRLSENGPATVIEKTLPSGVFESHYRAFYADKPDKETRDGLTSYVKAQYIADKLTKVDRSDPGDLTKQFELTLQCEKARRGFTDLDSAIAAIRVDTLFQQLPEDLKRKDDSEEKKKKDDQEKPKKPRTADWELDQPFTAEWKYKIVPPTGFVPKELPKDDRIVMGPAVLTERFSKAQDGVVEADLAFDSGKRRFTVAEATELRNKVTEFVAGPALFVNFEPEGEALLHEGNVKEALASYRSLIAARPNEPVHHLQVSRVLMQAGMGEAARAEAREAVKLDPTSALAERTLADILKHDLVGRELRPGTDWAGAAEAYRAATRLDPDDHTAEGNLAILLEYDAVGRRYGEQAHLKQAVAEYQKLGQDKLAELEIPNNLPYAMFYSGDAAGAIKAAQALNPPPVALIAAGIAVLQGSKEGLAEINKRMNSDSAFKETARTAGEMLMNTRHYALAADFLQAGASGDNAAQTMGLAGMLRDAKRHEDLQFANTPADLVKHIFVLTMDPDLTEAKMMALASKNAIITMKATDPEEIKKSLDTAKKLNSQMARKDNSLDVTVDILVEAFDPKVEGDDSTGYREKVQIPGGPSLTFFVVKEGGQYKLLDSTDKPNSMALEMLDRIASGNLNGAKVLLDWIREDQHLGGGDDTLGGPVFPRFWIKGQAADAHKMTLAAAALMVGTKPTAAQGIKLLEEARKNAASDRDKTNIELALAEGYSQLNDYAKLEEVGSDLLKEVPESRSAFMTNVEALIGLKRYDDALALSDARLKLLEGDADALQAKMRVEASRGNYAAARGWIQKLIDQGKGDASLLNSMAWFALYTGKVDQSDVATATKATQMDQNSPAILHTMACVYAETGKTKEAHDLLLRAMDELNLDEPDDDYWYAFGRIAEQYGERDVAISDYRKLEKPKEAMAIPASSWQLAQNRLKVLGAEETVGGK from the coding sequence GTGCCCCTTCTCGTGTTGCGTCGTTTTGTACCTTGCTTACTGGTTGTCGCGATACCCGGTGTGGCGGGTTTGGACTCTCGCGCTCAGCAGAATGTTCAGCCGTGGAACGCACCCCATTTTTCTGTTCCCGCAAGAGATTTGTATCAGGCTGCGTCTGAAGTGGCTACGCCTGATGGCGCCAATGTGACGTTGTTTGATGACGACGAAAAATTCAGTTTCGATGAAGCGGGCCGGCTTACGCATGTAGGCCACTACATCTACAAAGTGCTGACTGCCAAGGGCGCAGAGGGCTGGGATAGTTTGTCGGTCGGCTGGGATCCGTGGCACGAGGTGCGGCCGGTGATTCGCGCACGCGTGATTGAGCCGGATTACTCTGAACACACCCTTGATCCGATTGCTATTACGGAGGAACCAGCGCGCGGCGGCGACTACAAGACTTACAGCGACGGCAAAAGACTGCATGCGCCGCTGCCGGCGATTGCTCCTGGCGTGGTGGTGGAAGAGGAATACTTCGAACGCGAGACGGAACCCTTCTTTGCACCGGGACGGGTGGGGCGTTCCTTCTTTGGTCATGAAGAAGTGCCGGTATCGCACAGCAGGGCTGTGTTTGAGGCGCCGGCGAGCTTGCCGTTGCGCATTGAGACGCGCTTGCTTCCGGGAGTAACTCCGAATCGCGTTGAAGCGAACGGACAGGTCACAACGACTTATGAAATTGGCTCGCTGGAGGGGATTGAAGGGCGCGATGCGAACTTGCCGCCCGATGCGTATATCTTTCCCGAGATCGATTACTCCACGGGCAAATCGTGGCAGTCTCTGGCAACTGAGTATTCGAAGATTGTCGATAGTAAGGCGGTATCTGATTCAGTGCAATCGATCGTGGATGGATTGATTGCTGGTAAATCAACAACCGGCGAAAAGGAAGCCGCGATTCTCGACTATGTTGACCGCGAAGTTCGATACACAGGGATCGAATTCGGCGAGGCAGCAATTGTGCCGCATAATCCAGCGGAGACGCTGGCGCTGAAATACGGCGACTGCAAGGATAAGGCAACCTTGCTCGTAGCGATGTTGCGGGCAGCGGGTATTAATGCTTATGTGGCGCTTCTAAACGCAGGTTCGCGGCTGGACGTGCCGTCCGAATTACCTGGCATGGGATTATTCGATCACGCCATTGTGTATGTGCCGGGCACTCCCGCGCACCACCCCGGCAACGTGGACCTGTCGCCGGGGACCACGGGGCTTTGGATCGACGCGACCGATCAATACGCTCGACTGGGACAATTGCCTATCAACGACCAGGGCAGACACGCCCTCATTGCGCGCCCGGAAAGCACATCGCTCACCGTCACTCCTGAATCCACGTCCCGTGAAAATGTGCTGCTGGAAATGCGCGAGATTCGCCTTAGCGAAAATGGACCGGCAACAGTGATCGAGAAAACTCTGCCATCGGGCGTGTTCGAATCGCACTATCGCGCGTTCTATGCGGACAAGCCGGACAAGGAGACGCGCGACGGACTGACGAGTTATGTGAAGGCGCAGTATATCGCCGACAAACTCACCAAGGTGGATCGCAGTGATCCGGGAGACTTGACGAAACAGTTTGAGTTGACACTGCAATGCGAGAAGGCACGGCGCGGGTTCACCGATCTGGACAGCGCGATTGCAGCGATTCGCGTTGACACACTTTTCCAGCAATTGCCCGAGGACCTGAAGCGCAAGGACGATAGCGAAGAAAAAAAGAAAAAAGACGATCAAGAGAAGCCGAAGAAACCGCGCACAGCGGATTGGGAACTCGATCAGCCTTTTACAGCCGAGTGGAAATACAAAATTGTTCCGCCGACGGGATTCGTGCCCAAGGAGTTGCCGAAGGACGATCGAATTGTGATGGGGCCAGCGGTGCTGACGGAGAGGTTTTCAAAGGCACAGGATGGCGTGGTGGAAGCGGATCTGGCGTTCGACTCGGGAAAGCGGCGCTTCACGGTCGCCGAAGCAACCGAGTTGCGCAACAAAGTTACTGAGTTTGTGGCGGGCCCTGCGCTATTTGTGAATTTTGAGCCGGAGGGCGAGGCACTTCTTCACGAAGGCAACGTGAAGGAAGCGCTCGCGAGTTATCGCAGTTTGATTGCAGCGCGTCCCAACGAACCGGTTCACCACCTGCAAGTGTCGCGGGTGTTAATGCAGGCAGGAATGGGCGAAGCGGCCCGGGCCGAAGCGCGCGAAGCAGTGAAGCTCGATCCGACGTCGGCCCTCGCTGAGCGCACACTGGCCGACATTTTGAAACACGATCTCGTAGGACGAGAGCTACGGCCGGGGACGGATTGGGCAGGCGCGGCAGAGGCATACCGGGCAGCAACCAGACTCGATCCGGATGATCACACCGCTGAAGGAAATCTTGCGATTCTGCTGGAGTATGACGCAGTGGGACGTCGTTATGGCGAGCAAGCGCATTTGAAACAGGCTGTGGCGGAATATCAAAAGCTGGGGCAGGACAAGCTTGCTGAGTTGGAGATTCCAAATAATCTTCCCTATGCAATGTTCTACAGCGGTGACGCTGCGGGAGCGATCAAAGCTGCACAGGCACTGAATCCGCCTCCAGTCGCTTTGATTGCGGCCGGCATTGCGGTTTTGCAGGGAAGCAAGGAGGGATTGGCAGAGATCAACAAACGCATGAACTCCGATTCCGCATTCAAGGAGACAGCACGCACCGCGGGCGAGATGCTGATGAACACGCGCCACTATGCTCTGGCTGCGGATTTTCTGCAAGCCGGCGCCTCGGGTGACAACGCCGCGCAGACGATGGGGCTGGCAGGGATGCTACGCGATGCCAAGCGACACGAAGATCTGCAGTTTGCGAATACACCTGCAGATTTGGTTAAGCACATTTTTGTGCTGACCATGGATCCAGATCTTACCGAGGCAAAGATGATGGCACTGGCGAGCAAGAACGCCATCATCACGATGAAAGCGACCGATCCCGAAGAGATAAAGAAGTCCCTTGATACTGCTAAAAAGCTGAACAGCCAGATGGCGCGCAAGGATAACTCGCTCGACGTGACCGTCGACATTCTGGTGGAAGCGTTCGATCCCAAGGTGGAGGGTGACGATAGCACCGGGTATCGCGAGAAGGTACAGATTCCCGGTGGTCCGAGTCTTACATTCTTTGTGGTGAAAGAAGGTGGCCAGTACAAACTGCTGGACTCGACGGACAAACCAAATTCGATGGCGCTGGAGATGCTGGATCGGATTGCGAGCGGCAATTTGAATGGCGCTAAGGTGCTGCTGGACTGGATTCGCGAAGATCAGCACCTGGGCGGAGGAGATGACACGCTGGGCGGACCCGTGTTTCCGCGGTTCTGGATCAAGGGACAGGCGGCTGACGCGCACAAGATGACGCTGGCGGCGGCCGCGCTGATGGTGGGAACCAAGCCAACGGCTGCGCAGGGAATAAAACTACTGGAAGAGGCGCGCAAAAACGCCGCGAGCGATCGCGACAAGACCAATATCGAACTTGCGCTTGCTGAGGGCTACTCGCAGTTGAATGATTACGCGAAGCTCGAGGAAGTGGGGTCAGACCTTTTGAAGGAAGTACCGGAATCGCGCAGCGCGTTCATGACGAATGTGGAGGCGCTGATTGGATTGAAACGTTACGATGACGCGCTGGCGCTTTCGGACGCGCGGTTGAAATTGCTGGAAGGTGATGCCGACGCACTGCAGGCAAAGATGCGCGTCGAGGCAAGCCGAGGCAACTATGCTGCGGCACGAGGATGGATCCAGAAACTGATCGATCAAGGCAAAGGGGACGCGAGCCTGCTGAATTCAATGGCGTGGTTTGCTCTCTATACGGGCAAGGTAGATCAATCCGACGTTGCAACTGCAACCAAAGCGACACAGATGGATCAGAATAGCCCAGCGATTCTACATACCATGGCATGCGTATATGCCGAGACTGGCAAGACGAAAGAAGCGCACGACTTGCTTTTGCGCGCCATGGATGAGTTGAACCTGGACGAACCGGATGACGACTATTGGTATGCTTTCGGACGTATCGCCGAGCAGTACGGTGAGCGTGACGTTGCAATTTCGGATTATCGCAAGCTGGAGAAGCCGAAGGAAGCGATGGCGATTCCGGCGTCCAGCTGGCAGCTAGCTCAGAACAGGCTGAAGGTGTTGGGGGCGGAGGAAACTGTCGGAGGCAAGTGA
- a CDS encoding TonB-dependent receptor → MKKSLSGWILLCILSIATSAFSQLATTSLRGTIKDPSGALVPGAKVTLTDKANGKSLSTIADNSGSYSFAQINPSKYTIVVTATGFGDQTKSAELLVNQPATINFDLSVQASSVTVDVSAIAQTLNTSDASLGSSAGTAEIQALPSETRNVPDLLSLQPGVLYLPPPGYGAGDSRSGAVNGGRSDQGNVTLDGVDDNDQIGGLAFTGVLRQTQDSIEEFRVTTGDANADAGRSSGAQISMVTKSGTNKIHGAAYEYNRPTITVANDWFNKQAETANNLPNVPGKLIRNIFGGDLGGPIKKDKLFIFGNFEASRLAENQQVTTTSPTASYQQGSITYVNDPAGDTTTINASQVTSLDSGCQVCNTPAYPNPPGPNPNVLAYLNAMPAANGTSLGDGFNTGSFSFSSPAPIHLNTSIARLDYIPSDKHRIFVRGNLQDDTTAFPEHFPGQPPSRTLVDDSKGITAGETWTINSRMINDIRFGYVRQGFSYAGIGTGDYVDFRFINSPTAETRSSVTSVPVNNLIDNFTLNKGNHTIQLGGNWRLVHQNHTSNANSFNSATSNPYWVGGSAPDPCLLDSSCNTTGPKVDSSFTNSYEIAFANLVGTIPQITDVFNYKLTSPTSGTALADGVPLQRHFVTNELEWYVQDAWRVKPNLTLTLGLRHTILQTPYESSGQEVTPTIDTHTWYLQRESAALKGQVYEPDLSFAPAGKFYNKPGYWPKQKANFAPRLAIAYSPNGKTSIRAGAGIYYDHFGQSLVNIFDQNGSFGMSSSISNPAGVYQIEGQCATNCKHPGSPRFIDNRTFPNISTGAASASTITFPYLYPQNNFSIQWGIDSKLQTPYSETFDLSIQHELPHGWAVEGAYVGRLGHHLLQQLDLAEPVDYVDPQGGGDYYAAGTQLSKAVDAAGGDPSATVQPIQYFEDVFPFMANLDGPNESATQAIYTHEWAPYRAQLGATSALADLDFFCSYLTDAQCASYQPKFWQDQFASLYALSTIGNSYYGAGQFILRHPTAHGLTVDFSYTLSHSIDMGSDTERSTEFGGFSSNSGAFSEITNTWKPKLSRGSSDFDTRHLITTDWVYQIPFGRGQSWGGHANSLVNAAIGGWQWSGIERWSSGLPFSFFEPGWSTDWQIESYGVTTGPVKMKRHLDQGGNPQFFADPAAINSGVSCGGCNGGNVRLPYPGEAGQRNNFRGDGLFNVDSGVSKSWAIREFGTLKFAWEVYNVTNTVRFDAASIGSGLTGGNLGVASTELSVPRRMQFSLRVDF, encoded by the coding sequence GTGAAAAAGTCCCTATCGGGATGGATACTGCTCTGTATCCTTTCCATCGCCACATCTGCATTCAGCCAGCTCGCCACCACCTCACTCCGCGGCACAATCAAAGACCCTTCCGGGGCATTGGTTCCGGGAGCCAAAGTCACACTAACCGACAAAGCAAATGGAAAATCGCTATCGACAATTGCGGACAACTCTGGCTCCTACAGCTTTGCGCAGATCAATCCGTCGAAGTACACCATCGTCGTCACTGCAACGGGATTCGGAGATCAGACCAAGTCTGCGGAACTCCTGGTAAACCAACCCGCCACCATTAACTTCGACCTCTCGGTTCAGGCCAGTTCTGTCACAGTAGATGTGTCGGCGATTGCTCAAACTCTGAATACGAGCGATGCCTCTCTCGGCTCCTCCGCCGGCACCGCAGAAATTCAGGCTCTGCCGAGCGAAACGCGGAATGTGCCCGATCTGCTTTCGCTCCAGCCCGGCGTCTTGTATCTTCCACCTCCGGGCTATGGAGCCGGCGACAGCCGAAGCGGTGCAGTCAACGGTGGCCGTTCAGACCAGGGAAACGTCACACTGGATGGTGTTGACGATAACGACCAGATCGGCGGCCTCGCCTTTACGGGCGTCCTTCGCCAGACCCAGGATTCGATCGAAGAGTTTCGCGTTACCACCGGTGATGCGAATGCCGATGCGGGTCGTTCTTCCGGTGCGCAGATCTCCATGGTCACTAAATCCGGCACCAACAAGATTCACGGCGCCGCCTATGAGTACAACCGTCCCACCATTACCGTCGCCAATGATTGGTTCAATAAACAGGCAGAGACAGCCAACAATCTGCCCAACGTCCCCGGCAAGCTAATCCGCAACATCTTTGGCGGAGATCTCGGCGGACCCATCAAGAAGGACAAGCTTTTCATCTTCGGCAACTTCGAGGCATCGCGTCTTGCTGAAAATCAGCAGGTGACCACCACCTCGCCGACGGCAAGCTATCAGCAGGGCAGCATTACCTACGTCAACGATCCTGCCGGCGATACAACGACGATTAACGCCAGTCAGGTCACCTCGCTCGATAGCGGCTGCCAGGTTTGCAATACACCTGCGTATCCCAATCCTCCGGGACCGAATCCAAACGTACTGGCATACCTGAATGCAATGCCTGCTGCCAACGGAACCTCGCTTGGTGACGGATTCAACACGGGCTCGTTTTCGTTCTCTTCTCCGGCGCCAATCCACTTGAACACCAGCATTGCGCGCCTCGACTACATTCCGTCCGACAAGCACCGCATATTTGTGCGCGGCAATCTGCAGGACGATACAACCGCTTTCCCGGAGCATTTTCCCGGTCAGCCGCCTTCAAGAACCCTGGTGGACGACAGCAAGGGTATTACCGCTGGAGAAACGTGGACCATCAACTCGCGGATGATTAATGACATCCGGTTCGGCTATGTCCGCCAGGGATTTTCTTATGCCGGAATCGGCACTGGCGACTACGTTGATTTCCGTTTCATCAACTCACCAACGGCGGAGACGCGCTCTTCTGTCACCAGCGTCCCGGTCAACAACCTCATCGACAACTTCACGCTGAACAAGGGCAACCATACCATCCAGCTCGGTGGCAACTGGCGATTGGTGCATCAGAATCACACCTCAAACGCGAACTCGTTCAACAGCGCCACTTCCAATCCATATTGGGTTGGCGGCAGCGCTCCTGATCCTTGCCTGCTCGACAGTTCCTGCAACACAACCGGACCAAAAGTGGACTCATCGTTCACGAATTCCTACGAGATCGCCTTTGCTAACTTGGTCGGCACCATTCCGCAAATCACCGATGTGTTCAACTACAAGCTGACCAGCCCGACATCGGGTACGGCTCTCGCCGATGGCGTGCCGCTTCAACGCCACTTCGTTACCAACGAGTTGGAATGGTATGTGCAGGACGCATGGCGCGTGAAACCGAACCTGACCCTCACATTGGGCCTGCGCCACACTATCCTCCAAACACCTTACGAATCGTCCGGTCAGGAAGTCACTCCCACCATCGACACTCATACCTGGTATCTCCAACGCGAATCTGCCGCTCTTAAAGGCCAGGTCTATGAGCCCGACCTCTCGTTTGCACCGGCCGGAAAGTTTTATAACAAACCCGGCTATTGGCCCAAACAGAAGGCGAACTTTGCTCCTCGGCTTGCCATCGCCTACTCGCCAAACGGCAAAACTTCGATTCGCGCAGGCGCCGGAATTTACTACGATCACTTCGGCCAGTCACTGGTGAATATCTTCGATCAGAATGGCTCTTTCGGCATGAGCTCCTCGATTTCTAATCCAGCCGGGGTTTACCAGATCGAAGGCCAGTGCGCTACGAATTGCAAGCACCCGGGATCGCCTCGATTCATCGACAACCGGACGTTCCCCAATATCAGTACCGGTGCGGCCAGCGCGTCAACCATCACGTTCCCTTACCTCTACCCGCAAAATAACTTCTCCATTCAATGGGGAATCGATAGCAAGCTCCAGACCCCATACTCTGAGACCTTCGATCTATCTATCCAGCATGAACTGCCACACGGGTGGGCTGTTGAGGGTGCTTACGTCGGTCGCCTCGGACACCACTTGCTACAGCAACTCGATCTGGCAGAGCCAGTGGACTATGTCGACCCGCAGGGAGGTGGGGACTACTACGCGGCTGGCACACAACTCTCGAAGGCTGTGGATGCCGCGGGAGGCGATCCTTCTGCGACTGTCCAGCCCATCCAATATTTTGAAGATGTCTTCCCCTTCATGGCCAACCTTGACGGACCGAATGAAAGCGCAACCCAGGCGATCTACACCCATGAATGGGCGCCCTATCGTGCCCAGTTAGGAGCAACCAGCGCACTAGCGGATCTGGACTTCTTCTGCTCATATCTAACCGACGCGCAGTGTGCCAGCTATCAGCCGAAGTTCTGGCAGGATCAGTTCGCTTCGCTTTACGCGTTGTCCACGATCGGCAACAGCTACTACGGTGCCGGACAATTCATTCTTCGTCATCCGACAGCTCACGGCCTTACCGTCGACTTCAGCTACACTCTGTCTCACTCCATTGACATGGGCTCCGACACAGAGCGCAGCACTGAGTTTGGCGGTTTTAGCTCAAACTCCGGCGCATTCAGCGAAATCACCAACACCTGGAAGCCGAAGCTCTCACGCGGTTCCTCAGACTTTGACACACGCCACCTGATAACGACTGACTGGGTCTATCAGATTCCTTTCGGCCGCGGTCAGTCCTGGGGTGGCCACGCCAACAGCCTTGTCAACGCTGCGATTGGCGGATGGCAATGGTCAGGAATCGAACGCTGGTCCAGTGGCCTGCCATTCTCCTTCTTCGAGCCCGGCTGGTCGACCGACTGGCAGATCGAAAGCTACGGGGTTACTACCGGACCTGTGAAGATGAAGCGTCACCTTGATCAGGGTGGAAATCCGCAGTTCTTCGCCGATCCGGCAGCCATCAACAGCGGCGTCTCCTGCGGCGGTTGCAATGGCGGAAATGTTCGTCTCCCCTATCCCGGTGAAGCGGGCCAGCGCAACAACTTCCGTGGCGATGGTCTCTTCAATGTCGACTCCGGAGTCAGCAAGAGCTGGGCCATACGCGAATTCGGTACCCTGAAGTTCGCTTGGGAGGTCTACAACGTCACCAACACCGTCCGCTTCGATGCGGCCTCAATCGGGTCGGGTCTTACCGGCGGCAACCTTGGCGTGGCCAGTACCGAGCTGAGCGTTCCCCGCCGTATGCAGTTCAGCCTGCGCGTCGACTTCTAA